Proteins from one Algicella marina genomic window:
- a CDS encoding sensor domain-containing protein: MDLQELIADIGTYTHEAIVIAHADPADGAMLRLAWANPAFEQLTGYGPADIEGETLNLLACAETDPVEHARIIDRLDRWQQVDSEVAVGRRDGSWFWAHLSCNPVADKDGRCQFWITTLRDITSRHEEDDRVHDLSLIAATTKDMAIVMDQNRRITWVNSSFEAHTGFALSEIAGRHLPSILFAPAADQEVLAGLKAGLDRREAVFGEILCRTKSGSVYLGEFEYQPILDDLGFLKRYVSLHRDVTEKRSLELRYSSLINESGLMSYVKDGGRFVLVNAEIARSFGRPEDWFTGRNEQELLEETGFRLFEFDEERVLTTGEPFNGECTLTLPSGERQTHLVHAFRLFDPRLQSHLLCCVANDVTGLKRTEQDLRLKQEEALAAESRLLGAIESMTDGFAFYGRDGRIVICNSAYRDLHGPLAPFIKPGVSYAEILAHGLDHGVWHADGPDREGWIDAAVERRQSELGRERVVEAGAGRWVLLKDVALHNGETVAMRIDISDIKRSEADLKIAQSRAEQAQARLEAAVEAMGDSFMVYDTEDRLVIMNAASEQLTGLLDHKIEVGVTFQSMLREGLRKGLFLDAIGREEEYFQYRLQEFRNPTGPKLVRLANGQHVRLLERKAKTGDTVVLRFDVTTEHQQQLQLEAIAEDLRKSRDLAEQRNRDLEQAKSRIEHASLHDALTELPNRRYLDRFLEGELGQPSRAGRQISALHIDLDRFKQINDTMGHAAGDAVLRHVSAILRGSIRKQDFAARVGGDEFVVLTVGSQTPEQLTTFAERLIARMNEPVMIDGKEVRYGASIGIARAGSTPEDTRSLLVNADMALYNAKELGRNRCAHFSSEMHARMVERTQLAGEILKGLDRGEFIAHYQPQFDARTLELVSVEALVRWQHPDRGLVYPDQFLGVAGDIGVLRRIDRTVLQRVFADRQQWQAAGLTPPRVSVNISSHRLRDHDLVTDIRDAGLPPGALTMELLESIFLDDADTAVQWTIDQLREMGVGVELDDFGTGHASIVGLIRLRPDGFKIDRQFVQPITASPENLTLVRSMIEIGHSLGVRVVAEGVETAEHVRLLADSRCDILQGYHFARPMPAEALVAFTSGEAWKQAG; this comes from the coding sequence ATGGATCTGCAGGAACTCATTGCCGACATCGGCACCTACACGCACGAGGCCATCGTGATCGCGCACGCCGATCCGGCGGACGGTGCCATGTTGCGTCTCGCATGGGCCAACCCCGCGTTTGAACAACTCACCGGCTACGGACCGGCCGACATAGAGGGTGAGACCCTGAATCTTCTCGCCTGTGCCGAAACCGATCCGGTCGAACACGCCCGCATCATCGACAGGCTCGACCGCTGGCAACAGGTTGACAGCGAGGTTGCCGTCGGCCGTCGTGACGGCTCTTGGTTCTGGGCGCATCTCTCCTGCAATCCCGTTGCCGATAAAGACGGCCGTTGCCAGTTCTGGATTACCACGCTCCGCGACATCACCAGCCGGCATGAGGAAGATGACCGCGTTCACGACCTCTCGCTGATCGCGGCCACAACGAAAGACATGGCCATCGTCATGGATCAGAACCGCCGGATCACATGGGTGAATTCCTCATTTGAGGCCCACACCGGCTTCGCACTTTCCGAGATAGCGGGCAGGCACCTCCCCTCGATCCTCTTCGCCCCGGCGGCGGATCAAGAGGTGCTTGCCGGTCTCAAGGCCGGGCTCGACCGGCGCGAAGCGGTGTTCGGCGAAATTCTCTGTCGCACGAAATCCGGCAGTGTCTATCTCGGCGAATTCGAATACCAGCCGATCCTCGATGACCTCGGCTTTCTGAAACGCTATGTCTCGCTGCACCGCGACGTGACGGAGAAACGCTCGCTCGAACTGCGCTATTCCAGCCTGATCAACGAGTCGGGCCTGATGAGCTACGTCAAGGACGGTGGCCGTTTTGTCCTCGTCAACGCCGAGATTGCCCGCAGCTTCGGCAGGCCGGAGGACTGGTTCACGGGACGAAACGAACAGGAATTGCTGGAGGAAACCGGCTTTCGCCTCTTTGAGTTTGACGAGGAACGGGTGCTCACCACCGGCGAACCGTTCAACGGCGAATGCACGCTCACCCTGCCGTCCGGGGAACGCCAGACACACCTCGTCCATGCCTTTCGGCTGTTCGATCCGCGATTGCAGAGTCATCTGCTCTGCTGCGTCGCCAACGATGTCACCGGGCTGAAGCGGACAGAGCAGGACCTGCGTCTGAAGCAGGAAGAAGCCCTGGCCGCCGAGTCCCGCCTGCTCGGCGCCATCGAGTCGATGACCGACGGTTTTGCCTTCTACGGCAGGGATGGTCGCATTGTCATCTGCAACTCGGCCTATCGCGATCTCCACGGGCCGCTCGCACCCTTCATCAAGCCGGGCGTCAGCTACGCCGAAATCCTCGCCCACGGTCTCGATCATGGCGTCTGGCACGCCGATGGCCCGGACAGGGAAGGCTGGATCGACGCGGCCGTCGAACGCCGCCAGTCGGAACTCGGTCGGGAAAGGGTCGTCGAGGCCGGGGCCGGTCGCTGGGTGCTGCTCAAGGATGTAGCCCTGCACAACGGCGAAACCGTCGCCATGCGCATCGACATCTCCGACATCAAGCGCTCCGAGGCCGACCTCAAGATCGCCCAAAGCCGGGCGGAGCAGGCGCAGGCCCGGCTGGAGGCCGCGGTGGAGGCGATGGGAGACAGTTTCATGGTCTACGATACCGAGGACCGGCTGGTAATCATGAACGCAGCCTCTGAACAGCTCACCGGCCTGCTCGACCACAAGATCGAGGTCGGTGTCACTTTCCAGTCGATGCTCCGCGAAGGCCTGCGGAAGGGCCTGTTTCTCGATGCCATCGGACGGGAGGAAGAGTATTTCCAGTATCGCCTGCAGGAGTTCCGCAATCCAACCGGCCCGAAGCTTGTTCGCCTCGCCAACGGCCAACACGTCCGTCTGCTGGAACGCAAGGCCAAGACCGGCGATACCGTCGTCCTTCGCTTCGACGTCACCACCGAACATCAGCAGCAGTTGCAACTGGAGGCCATCGCCGAGGATCTGCGAAAGTCCCGCGACCTGGCCGAGCAACGCAACCGCGATCTGGAACAGGCCAAGAGCCGGATCGAACACGCCTCGCTTCACGACGCGCTGACCGAACTTCCCAATCGCCGCTACCTCGACCGTTTTCTGGAAGGGGAACTTGGCCAGCCGTCCCGCGCGGGCCGGCAGATTTCGGCACTGCACATCGACCTCGACCGCTTCAAGCAGATCAACGACACCATGGGTCACGCCGCCGGCGATGCCGTCCTCCGCCATGTTTCCGCAATCCTGCGCGGCTCGATCCGCAAACAGGATTTTGCCGCCCGCGTCGGCGGCGACGAGTTTGTCGTTCTCACCGTCGGCAGCCAGACGCCAGAGCAACTGACCACCTTCGCGGAAAGGCTGATCGCGCGGATGAATGAACCGGTGATGATCGACGGCAAGGAGGTGCGCTACGGCGCTTCCATCGGCATCGCCCGCGCCGGCAGCACCCCCGAAGACACCCGTTCGCTGCTCGTCAATGCCGATATGGCGCTGTACAACGCCAAGGAACTCGGCCGCAATCGCTGCGCACATTTCAGCTCCGAAATGCACGCCCGCATGGTGGAGCGTACGCAGCTTGCCGGCGAGATCCTGAAGGGTCTCGATCGCGGCGAATTCATTGCTCATTATCAGCCGCAATTCGACGCCCGCACTCTGGAACTCGTCAGCGTCGAGGCCCTCGTCCGCTGGCAGCACCCAGACCGTGGCCTCGTCTACCCCGATCAGTTCCTCGGCGTCGCCGGCGATATCGGCGTCCTCCGCCGCATTGACCGCACCGTCCTGCAACGTGTCTTCGCCGATCGCCAGCAATGGCAGGCGGCGGGCCTGACGCCGCCCCGCGTCTCCGTCAATATCTCCAGCCACCGTCTGCGCGACCACGACCTCGTCACCGATATCCGCGACGCCGGCCTGCCGCCCGGGGCGCTGACCATGGAACTCCTGGAATCGATCTTCCTCGATGACGCCGACACCGCCGTGCAATGGACAATCGACCAGTTGCGCGAAATGGGTGTCGGCGTCGAACTGGATGATTTCGGCACCGGTCACGCTTCCATAGTCGGCCTCATCCGCCTTCGGCCCGACGGTTTCAAGATTGACCGTCAGTTCGTTCAGCCGATCACCGCCTCGCCGGAAAACCTCACCCTCGTCCGCTCGATGATCGAGATCGGCCATTCCCTCGGCGTCCGGGTCGTGGCCGAAGGTGTCGAAACGGCGGAACATGTCCGCCTCCTCGCCGACAGCCGCTGTGATATCCTTCAGGGCTACCATTTCGCCCGACCGATGCCGGCCGAGGCGCTGGTCGCCTTCACCAGCGGCGAGGCCTGGAAACAGGCCGGCTGA
- a CDS encoding carbohydrate kinase family protein, whose translation MIVFGGENLIDFIQEEGAEGYPLYRAIPGGSPYNTAKATVRQEVPVGYMTPFSSDSLGVLLVRELEAEGVKLLGATSEKPTSLAVVSLNNGHATYQFYRENTAERDITQAALQATLPKGTEVFHVGSLALTNGADAEAWTAFFEEVARAGTFTSLDPNVRAAFINDRDAYLARLERLYSSASLIKLSDEDLGWIAPGEDMEAATRAIFARSSAALVVLTKGAEGAYGVTKDETFDIAPVAVPDLKDTVGAGDTFMGTLLAQSSRAGLTAPGALAAAPAGEIRRILETAARAAAINCARSGCNPPRLDELDG comes from the coding sequence ATGATCGTGTTTGGCGGCGAGAACCTGATTGATTTCATTCAGGAAGAGGGGGCGGAGGGATATCCGTTGTACCGGGCCATACCCGGAGGCTCACCGTACAATACCGCCAAGGCCACTGTCCGGCAGGAAGTTCCGGTAGGCTACATGACGCCCTTCTCCTCCGACAGTCTTGGCGTGCTGCTTGTCCGGGAGCTGGAAGCAGAGGGCGTGAAGCTGCTGGGAGCAACGTCAGAGAAGCCGACCTCGCTGGCCGTTGTCTCGCTGAACAACGGCCATGCCACCTATCAGTTCTACCGGGAAAATACGGCGGAACGGGATATTACGCAGGCGGCTTTGCAAGCGACGTTGCCAAAGGGGACGGAGGTGTTCCACGTCGGATCGCTGGCGCTGACCAACGGCGCAGATGCGGAGGCGTGGACCGCGTTTTTCGAGGAGGTTGCGCGCGCGGGAACGTTCACATCGCTCGATCCGAACGTGCGGGCGGCCTTCATCAACGACCGCGACGCCTATCTCGCGCGGCTGGAGCGCCTGTACAGCAGCGCCTCGCTGATCAAACTGAGTGACGAGGACCTTGGCTGGATCGCGCCCGGTGAGGACATGGAGGCGGCAACGCGGGCGATTTTCGCACGGTCCTCCGCTGCGCTGGTGGTGCTGACCAAGGGCGCCGAGGGAGCTTACGGGGTGACGAAGGACGAAACCTTCGACATTGCGCCGGTGGCCGTTCCGGACCTGAAGGATACGGTAGGCGCTGGCGATACGTTCATGGGGACACTGCTGGCGCAAAGCTCCCGGGCCGGGCTGACAGCGCCCGGGGCGCTGGCGGCGGCACCGGCCGGGGAAATCCGGCGGATCCTGGAGACGGCGGCGCGTGCCGCGGCAATCAATTGCGCAAGATCGGGCTGCAACCCGCCGCGTCTGGACGAGTTGGACGGCTGA
- the speB gene encoding agmatinase, with protein sequence MAGHGYESGRLDLPFVGIATFGKRAVCTDWSALAADVAVLGAPFDAGTQYRSGARFGPRAVREASTLFSFGHAGAYDHEDDAVYLGGDVRIVDMGDADIVHTDTEASHANIETGVRAALAAGALPVVIGGDHSVNIPCIRAFEGQEPFHLVQIDAHLDFVDERHGVRHGHGNPMRRAAERPWVTGLTQLGIRNVSSTAKEGYEDARARGSDILSVRQVRKLGVEGVLARIPAGRVYVTIDIDAFCPSIAPGTGTPSHGGFLYYEVLEILQGIAGRCDVVGVDLVEVAPDYDPSGATQILAAQVLLNFLGFVFHARSR encoded by the coding sequence ATGGCAGGTCACGGGTACGAGAGCGGACGGCTGGACCTGCCGTTCGTCGGCATCGCCACTTTCGGCAAGCGGGCGGTCTGCACTGACTGGTCGGCACTGGCGGCGGATGTCGCGGTGCTGGGCGCCCCTTTCGATGCCGGCACACAGTATCGCAGCGGCGCCCGGTTCGGGCCGCGGGCGGTTCGGGAGGCCTCGACCCTGTTTTCCTTCGGTCATGCCGGTGCCTATGACCATGAGGATGATGCGGTCTATCTGGGTGGCGACGTGCGCATCGTCGACATGGGCGACGCCGATATCGTGCACACGGATACGGAAGCGAGCCACGCCAATATCGAGACGGGCGTGCGAGCGGCGTTGGCGGCGGGGGCGCTGCCGGTGGTGATCGGCGGCGATCACTCGGTCAACATTCCCTGTATCCGCGCGTTCGAGGGACAGGAACCGTTTCACCTCGTGCAGATCGATGCGCATCTCGATTTCGTGGACGAGCGCCACGGGGTGCGGCATGGGCATGGCAACCCGATGCGGAGGGCGGCGGAGCGGCCGTGGGTGACGGGGCTGACGCAACTGGGCATTCGCAACGTGAGTTCGACGGCGAAGGAGGGTTACGAGGACGCGCGGGCGCGAGGCTCCGACATCCTGAGCGTTCGGCAGGTGCGGAAGCTGGGAGTGGAGGGGGTGCTGGCGCGGATTCCGGCGGGGCGGGTCTACGTGACCATCGACATCGACGCCTTCTGCCCCTCGATCGCGCCGGGCACCGGCACGCCGAGCCATGGGGGTTTTCTGTATTACGAGGTGCTTGAGATACTTCAGGGGATCGCCGGGCGTTGTGACGTCGTGGGTGTGGATCTCGTCGAGGTGGCACCGGATTACGACCCTTCGGGCGCGACGCAGATACTGGCGGCGCAGGTGTTGCTGAATTTTCTGGGGTTCGTCTTTCACGCACGCTCCAGGTAG
- the ypfJ gene encoding KPN_02809 family neutral zinc metallopeptidase, with product MKWRGRRGSRNIEDRRGARMSTGAKGAGGAGLLIVVVVAYFLGVDVTPFLNGGTLQETTPAQEDAAQDQAAQFVSVVLADTEEVWADLFPKELGKEYDPPVLVLFRDQTQSPCGGANGATGPFYCPADRKAYLDTSFFVTLERRLGAGGDFAAAYVVAHEVAHHVQNEMGVLGEANRVRARVSEAQANGISVRIELQADCLSGVWARHAQQRIGALEPGDIEEAMNAARQIGDDTLQRNAGRRPMPHTFTHGTSEQRQTWFLRGYQSASMRMCDTFAEDAL from the coding sequence ATGAAATGGAGAGGTCGGCGCGGCAGCCGAAACATCGAGGACCGACGCGGCGCGCGCATGTCCACCGGCGCCAAGGGCGCGGGCGGGGCAGGGCTGCTGATCGTCGTTGTCGTCGCCTATTTTCTTGGCGTTGATGTCACCCCGTTTCTCAACGGCGGAACCTTGCAGGAAACGACACCCGCCCAGGAGGATGCGGCGCAGGATCAGGCGGCGCAGTTCGTTTCTGTCGTTCTGGCCGATACAGAGGAGGTCTGGGCCGATCTCTTTCCAAAGGAACTCGGCAAGGAATATGATCCACCCGTCCTCGTCCTCTTCCGCGACCAGACGCAATCGCCCTGCGGCGGCGCCAATGGTGCCACCGGCCCGTTCTACTGTCCGGCGGATCGCAAGGCCTATCTCGACACGTCATTTTTCGTAACGCTGGAGCGTCGCCTCGGTGCCGGTGGGGACTTCGCGGCTGCCTACGTCGTCGCCCATGAGGTTGCTCATCACGTCCAGAATGAAATGGGCGTGCTGGGAGAGGCAAATCGCGTCCGCGCCCGCGTTAGCGAGGCACAGGCCAACGGCATTTCCGTCCGCATCGAGTTGCAGGCCGATTGTCTCTCCGGTGTCTGGGCCCGCCACGCCCAGCAGCGCATCGGTGCGCTGGAGCCGGGCGACATCGAAGAGGCGATGAACGCCGCCCGGCAGATCGGCGACGACACGCTTCAGCGCAACGCCGGCCGCCGGCCGATGCCGCACACCTTCACCCACGGCACGTCGGAGCAACGTCAGACGTGGTTCCTCCGCGGCTACCAGTCCGCCAGCATGCGGATGTGCGACACCTTCGCCGAGGATGCGCTCTGA
- a CDS encoding YqaA family protein — MRGLYNWTLMLAGHRHAVLALALVSFIESSVFPIPPHIMLIPMVLARPERAWFLATVCAAASVLGGALGYWIGAELFDSVGRPVLEFYGKMDKFDAFSARFNAVGAWAVLFAGVTPFPYKVITITSGATGLNFTVFMIASMIARSFIFFVIAGLLWKFGPPIRGFIEKRFGLVVTIFFIALVGGFAAIRFL, encoded by the coding sequence ATGCGCGGACTGTACAATTGGACACTGATGCTGGCCGGGCACCGTCATGCGGTTCTGGCCCTGGCCTTGGTGAGCTTCATCGAAAGTTCCGTCTTTCCGATCCCGCCGCATATCATGCTGATCCCGATGGTGCTGGCACGTCCGGAGCGGGCGTGGTTTCTGGCCACCGTCTGTGCCGCCGCTTCCGTGCTCGGCGGGGCGCTTGGCTACTGGATCGGGGCGGAACTGTTCGACAGCGTCGGCCGGCCAGTGCTCGAATTCTATGGAAAGATGGACAAGTTCGACGCCTTCAGTGCGCGCTTCAATGCCGTGGGTGCCTGGGCGGTACTGTTCGCCGGTGTCACACCCTTCCCGTACAAGGTGATTACCATAACCTCCGGGGCGACGGGGCTGAATTTCACTGTCTTCATGATCGCGTCGATGATAGCGCGCAGTTTCATCTTTTTCGTCATCGCCGGTCTGTTGTGGAAGTTCGGCCCGCCGATACGGGGCTTCATCGAAAAACGGTTCGGGCTGGTGGTCACGATCTTTTTTATTGCCCTGGTGGGCGGTTTCGCGGCTATCAGGTTCCTATGA
- the dctP gene encoding TRAP transporter substrate-binding protein DctP, with product MRRQPPEPAYRAVFLPLVLTALLAVPAPGTAADFTLRAAASVSENDEDADGLFIFKQHVEAASNGTIEVDLHIGSGLCTQAADCLEAVATGDIDITVTTAGKAAAKIPLLQALDLPYLFQSDRVAETVMQGNFPRLLRERVQTASGDSLRLMTIGNSGGWRHFANTRRRVTGPEDLSGLKLRTTTEFSGQLAAAFGAEPAAIARPELFHSLQTGSLEATTGTITDLMSTGLPAAGLQYVTLDGHAYLSALWWMNNDSFVSLPKDLQEVVIDGFRALQQATFAASKRKSIQAFEDFVDRGGDLYAPTPAERRRFAASAQPVHVRFRESVEGGAEILDVLLSAIEAAENEVSAARAADLN from the coding sequence ATGCGCCGCCAGCCCCCAGAACCCGCCTACCGCGCCGTCTTTCTGCCGTTGGTCCTGACGGCACTGCTGGCCGTTCCTGCGCCCGGCACGGCCGCCGATTTCACCCTGCGTGCCGCCGCCAGTGTCAGCGAAAACGATGAGGATGCCGACGGCCTGTTCATCTTCAAACAGCATGTCGAGGCTGCCTCCAACGGCACCATCGAGGTTGATCTCCACATCGGTTCCGGGCTCTGCACACAGGCTGCCGACTGCCTGGAGGCGGTGGCCACGGGCGACATCGACATCACCGTCACCACCGCCGGGAAGGCGGCGGCAAAAATCCCGTTGTTGCAAGCGCTTGACCTGCCATACCTCTTTCAGAGCGATAGGGTGGCGGAGACGGTCATGCAGGGTAATTTCCCCCGCCTGCTGCGCGAACGGGTACAGACGGCATCCGGTGACAGCCTCCGCCTGATGACGATCGGCAACAGCGGCGGCTGGCGCCATTTCGCCAACACCCGCCGCCGCGTCACCGGGCCCGAGGATCTGTCCGGCCTGAAACTCCGCACCACCACCGAATTCAGCGGCCAACTCGCCGCAGCCTTCGGGGCGGAGCCGGCAGCCATTGCCCGCCCAGAACTCTTCCACAGCCTCCAGACCGGCAGTCTGGAGGCGACCACCGGCACCATCACCGACCTGATGTCCACCGGCCTTCCCGCCGCCGGACTCCAGTACGTCACCCTCGACGGTCATGCCTATCTCTCGGCGCTCTGGTGGATGAACAATGACAGTTTCGTCAGCCTTCCCAAGGATTTGCAAGAGGTTGTCATTGACGGTTTTCGCGCCCTGCAACAGGCGACATTCGCCGCATCGAAGCGCAAATCCATCCAGGCGTTCGAGGATTTCGTGGATCGCGGTGGCGATCTCTACGCCCCCACACCTGCGGAACGGCGGCGTTTCGCAGCATCGGCGCAGCCGGTCCATGTACGCTTCCGCGAATCCGTCGAGGGCGGGGCCGAAATCCTCGATGTGCTGCTGTCCGCTATCGAAGCGGCGGAGAACGAAGTGTCTGCGGCTCGCGCGGCCGACCTGAACTGA
- a CDS encoding 3-keto-5-aminohexanoate cleavage protein, which yields MPLTPSTEVFITAALTGSGATQDRSPHVPRSPAQIAASAVAAARAGAAIVHIHVRDPNTGAPSRDLALYREVTELIRASDTDVILNLTAGMGGDMVFGPPDRPLPLAPGTDMAGAEERLAHIADCRPEICTLDCGTMNFAEADYVMTNTPGMLRAMAARIQALGVRPEIEIFDTGHLWLARQLVFEGLIDDPVLLQLCMGIPWGAPNDLATFTALVANIPAGWHYSAFSIGRAQMPFAAAAILAGGNIRVGLEDNLWLAKGELATNEALVTRARRLAEAMGARILTPVEVREKLKLIKRFPV from the coding sequence GTGCCCCTGACCCCATCGACGGAGGTATTCATTACCGCCGCCCTCACCGGTTCCGGCGCCACGCAGGACCGCTCGCCCCACGTGCCCCGCAGCCCGGCGCAGATCGCCGCATCCGCGGTCGCCGCCGCCCGCGCCGGGGCCGCCATCGTCCACATCCATGTCCGCGATCCAAACACCGGCGCGCCGTCCCGTGACCTTGCCCTCTACCGGGAGGTCACGGAACTCATCCGCGCCAGCGACACCGATGTGATCCTCAATCTCACCGCCGGCATGGGCGGCGACATGGTCTTCGGCCCGCCTGACCGGCCGCTGCCGCTCGCCCCCGGCACCGACATGGCCGGCGCGGAGGAGCGGCTCGCCCATATCGCCGACTGCCGCCCCGAAATCTGCACCCTCGACTGCGGCACCATGAACTTCGCCGAGGCCGATTACGTCATGACCAATACACCCGGCATGCTCCGCGCCATGGCGGCCCGCATCCAGGCGCTGGGCGTCCGCCCGGAAATCGAGATCTTCGACACCGGCCATCTCTGGCTCGCCCGCCAACTCGTGTTCGAAGGCCTGATCGACGACCCGGTGCTGCTGCAACTCTGCATGGGCATCCCTTGGGGCGCACCCAACGATCTCGCCACATTCACCGCCCTCGTCGCCAACATCCCCGCCGGCTGGCACTATTCCGCCTTCTCCATCGGCCGCGCGCAGATGCCTTTCGCTGCCGCCGCCATCCTTGCCGGCGGCAACATCCGCGTCGGGCTGGAAGACAATCTCTGGCTCGCAAAGGGCGAGCTGGCCACCAACGAAGCCCTCGTTACCCGCGCCCGCAGGCTGGCCGAGGCGATGGGCGCCCGCATCCTCACACCCGTGGAAGTCCGCGAGAAACTGAAGCTCATCAAAAGGTTCCCGGTATGA
- a CDS encoding disulfide bond formation protein B yields the protein MTSRHLALLATGGSLALLLGALAFQHVGGLAPCKMCIWQRWPHAAAVLLGAVFLLAGWRPALLMAALAALVTAGIGAFHAGVEQGWWEGPTTCTSGPVGNLSAEELMDQILTAPLVRCDEIAWSLAGISMAGWNAILSMVLVIVWLMAARRG from the coding sequence ATGACGTCCCGACACCTTGCCCTCCTCGCCACTGGCGGCTCTCTGGCCCTGTTGCTTGGCGCCCTCGCATTCCAGCATGTGGGCGGGCTGGCACCGTGCAAGATGTGCATCTGGCAGCGCTGGCCGCATGCCGCGGCGGTGCTGCTGGGTGCAGTGTTCCTGCTGGCGGGCTGGCGGCCAGCGTTGTTGATGGCCGCGCTGGCGGCATTGGTGACGGCGGGGATCGGCGCGTTTCATGCCGGCGTTGAACAGGGCTGGTGGGAAGGACCGACCACCTGCACCTCCGGCCCGGTGGGCAACCTGTCCGCCGAAGAATTGATGGACCAGATCCTGACGGCGCCTTTGGTGCGCTGCGACGAGATCGCGTGGTCCCTTGCCGGGATCTCGATGGCAGGGTGGAACGCGATCCTCTCCATGGTGCTGGTCATCGTGTGGCTCATGGCGGCACGGCGCGGCTGA